The stretch of DNA GCGGGGACGTTCCGCGTCGACCAGCTGAATCGCCTGGTGATGGCCGACTCGGGCCGTCCGGTCCTGTCCGCGGGCGGCGGGCCGATCCTGCTCGATCCGACTCAGCAGTACGCCATCACCGCCGATGGTTACGTCGAGCAGGAAGGCGAGTTGATTCCCATGGCGCTCGTCAAGCCCGCTTCGACCGACCACCTCGACAAGATCGGCGGCAACCTTTTCAAGTCACGCGAGGAAGTGTTCCCCGTCCCCGCGGGGCAGCGTGAGGTTGCTCAAGGTTTCCTCGAGATGTCCGGCGCCAACTCTACGCAGCAGATGCTGCAACTGATCGAGACCAACCGCGCGTTCGAAGCGAACACGCAGATGATCCGCCACCAAGACACCGCGACGGGCAGCCTGATTGGGCGATTGCTCGTCGGCTAACGCCGACAGGGACGAGGGGTTAGGGACGGGGGACGAGGGATTCAACCCCACGCTCAAACGTCCCCGCCAAACTCCCTCGTCCCCCGTCCCTAGCCCCTAACCCCTCCACCACAATGTCCTTCCAATCTCTCTACACCGCCGCCACCGGCATGCAGGCGATGGAGACGAAGCTGGACGTGATCGCCAATAATCTGGCGAACAACAACACGACCGCCTTCAAGCGGGACCGCGCCAACTTCGAAGACCTGCTTTATCGGCAGTACCGCCTCCCCGGTTCGCAAGACACCGACGGCAATATCACGGCGACAGGAGTCGATGTGGGTCTCGGCGTCCGTGTCTCGAGCACCCAAGCCGACTTCAACCAAGGGGCGATGCAGAACACGGGCAACCAGCTCGACATCGCCATTGAGGGCAACGGGTTCTTCGAGGTCACGGGCCCTAATGGACAGACCCTCTACACCCGCGCTGGCAACCTCAACGTTAACGCCAACGGCCAACTCGTCCTTGGCTCCGCGACGCTGGGCTACCTGCTCAACCCGCCGGTGACGATCCCGCAGGAAGCGACTTCGGTCGTGATCGACCCTACTGGCGAAGTTCGTTACTCCGAGGCCGGTGTTGAGCAGTACGCCCAAGCCGGAACGATCACGCTCGCCACCTTCGTCAATCCCGATGGCCTGTTGAAGATGGGCGACAACCTGTTCGCCCCGACGCCGGCCTCTGGCAACGCCAACAGCAATCAAACGCCGGGCCAGCAGGGCGTCGGCACTTTGCAGCAGGGCTTCTTGGAAGCGTCCAACGTCGAACCCACGACCGAGCTGATCGACCTGATCAACACGCAGCGGAGTTTCGAACTCAACTCGCAGATGATCCGCGCCGGTGACGAGATCATGCAGCTTATCTCCAATCTGCGTCGTTAGTACCGCTTTAGGTTAGCTACCCCGTTACAACGTCATGCGTTTCGCCCTCGTCATCCTGATCACCTTCGCCGCGTCGCTCACCGCGACGGCGGCGGACATTACGCTTCGCGAAGAGGCGGCGGCCGTACCGGGCGTGCTAGTGAGGTTGGGCGACGTCGCGACGATTCGTGGCGTGGGCGCCGAGGTGCTCGCCGAGGCGCCTCTGATGCCGAGCCCCGCCCCGGGAACCTCGCAGCACCTGTCCGCCGGCGCGGTGCGTGACTTGCTGAAGGCCCAGGGAGTTGATCCCGGCCGTCACGAGTTCCGCGGCGCCTACCGCATCCAAGTGACGACACCCCTTGGCAAGTCTGCCCCGGCTTTCGGCGACGCAGCAACGAGCGCGGCGCCGGCGCCTCTTGGCGACAGCTCGATGGCTTTCCGTGTTCGCACGGGCGCCGCTGTTCCCATGACGGCGACCGATGTGATCCGTCAGGCGAGCCCCCGCCAATCGAAGACCGTTGAAGACGCGATCAAGGCGGCGATTCAGCAGACGCTGGATGGCCGCCGTCAAGCGGGCGAGCCGCGACTAGCGGTGCGGAGCGTCGAGGTGACTTCGACGACGGTGAACGAACTGCTCGAGAAGATCGGTCAGCCGCTGACGGCAGCGATCGCTTCCACCAGTGGTCCGCAGGCCGGGCCCTTGCAGTGCAAGGTCTGGCCAGCCGAGGGGCTGGCCGATGAGCCGTATCTCATTCTCGCCGATCTGGTCGAACAACCGATGCGGGCGGTGGCGACGACGCCTCTCTCGCGCGGCGCATTAGTGACGGCCTCGGCGGTGCGGCTCGAGCCGACGCCGCTCGAGGAGATTGGTAGGAGCGGCGCCGTTGGCTTCGCGTCACTCGAAGAGGCGATCAGCAAAGAGACCACGCGACCGATCCGCGTCGGTGAAGTCTACTCCGATCTTAACACGGCTCCGCCGTTGATGGTCCGCAAGAACGACGTCGTCAAAGTCGTCAGTGGCGGCGGCGGCGTTATGGTCACGATGCACATGAACGCCACCCAGGACGGCCGCACGGGCGACCTGATCGTCGTCAAGACGATCGACGGCGACGAGCGGTTCGCGGCGCGTGTCGTCGGGCCGCGTCGGCTGTCGGTGCTCGCTGGCGGACCTGTCCAGCTAGGAGGTCTGCAATGAATCGCTTCTTAATGACGCTGTCCATCGTCGCTTGCTGCTCGGGAGTCGCCCGGTCGCAGGAAGGGAGCCTCGCCTTCACGGCGGCGCCCACCAATGCCGCAACGCCCAACCTCACCAACAGTTCGTTCATCTATCAGACGCTCCCGCCAGAGGCGATGACCCGCCCGTTGGAGGTGCAGAGCATCATCCAGGTGCTGGTTGACTACCGGGCAGTCACTGAGACCGACGGTAACAGCCAGACCCGCCGCACCGGATCGTACAGCGCGGCGTTGACGAACTGGTTGCGGTTCGACGGCAAGAGCATCAAGCCCGCCCCGCAGAACGACGGCTCCCCGACGATTTCCGGCACGCTCAATAGCCAGATGCGGACGCAGAACGACATGGACCAGTCCGAGGCCGTGACGTTCACGATGGCCGCCACGGTTGTCGACATCCAGCCGAACGGGAACCTGGTGATCGATGGGACGTCGGAGATCCGCATCAACGAAGAGGTGTGGATGGTCTACATCTCCGGCACCGTCCCGCGCGAGGCGATCGGTCCTGACCGTGTCGTGCGGGATTCGTCGATCGCCAACAAGCGGATTCACAAGTACGAGAAGGGCATGATCCACGACGGATACGCCCGCGGCTGGCTCGGCCGTTGGTACGGCAAATACAAGCCTTTCTGAGCGGTGTTGCGATGGCTGTCCTTGTTAGCTGCCAAGTCGTCTTGGGTCTTTGATATGAATCACTATTTCGCCATCGCCCTTGTCACGGCTCTTGCGATCGTCGCTCCCTCGGGCGACGCCTACGCGCAGGGCAAGACGAAGCTCGCTAACATCGCCCGCCTGAAAGGGCAAGAAGAGAACGTGTTGCGTGGCATCGGCTTAGTGGTCGGTCTCAACGGCACCGGTGAAGCCAACGACCCGGCAACGATGCGCGCCCTGAGCCGTGCGCTCGAGTTGATGGGGAACCCCGTTACGTCCACCGGACGCTTCGACCAGGAGGCTCAGCAGGCGTTGCGGAACATCAAGAATGTCTCGCTGGTGACGGTGACCGCGACGATCCCCGCCACGGGCGTCCGCAGCGGCGAGCGTCTGGACTGCACTGTCGCGGCGCTGAACGGCAAGAGCCTCGTCGGCGGCCAGCTGATCACCGCTGCTTTGCAAGGGCCGAATACGCAAGACCCGTCGGTCTTCGCTCTCTGCGAAGGCCTCTTGCAGGTGAACGACCCGACGACGCCGACTGTCGCGACGATTCACCACGGCTGCCAGATGGTCCGCGACCACCACACCCCATTCGTCTCGGAAGACGGCTGGGTGACGGTCGTCCTCGACCCGCACCACGCGAGCTTCAGCGTCGCGGAGTCGGTGGCGGACAAGGTTGGCAACCTCTACATGGAAGACTTCCTCGACGAACCGATCGAGTACGAAGAGGTCCGTGAGCGGTTCGTTCGCCCGATCGACGCGGCGAACATCCGCGTCAAGGTCCCGACGAAATTCGCGACCGACCCGGTCGCCTTCGTCTCAGAGTTGCTCAACGCTGATCTTTACGACGCGGCGCCCGAGGCGCGGGTCGTCTGCAACACCCGGACAGGCAGCATCGTTATCAGTGGCAATGTCGAGATTGGCGACGT from Botrimarina mediterranea encodes:
- a CDS encoding flagellar hook-basal body protein, encoding MSYGMYLSAEGARAQSQRLEVVSNNMANVNTVGFKPDVAIFQARYAEAIQNGDARPGMKGLADIGGGVKTIETRTSFAPGKLQRTGNDGDVAILGEGFFAVQPDEGEQPLLTRAGTFRVDQLNRLVMADSGRPVLSAGGGPILLDPTQQYAITADGYVEQEGELIPMALVKPASTDHLDKIGGNLFKSREEVFPVPAGQREVAQGFLEMSGANSTQQMLQLIETNRAFEANTQMIRHQDTATGSLIGRLLVG
- the flgG gene encoding flagellar basal-body rod protein FlgG, yielding MSFQSLYTAATGMQAMETKLDVIANNLANNNTTAFKRDRANFEDLLYRQYRLPGSQDTDGNITATGVDVGLGVRVSSTQADFNQGAMQNTGNQLDIAIEGNGFFEVTGPNGQTLYTRAGNLNVNANGQLVLGSATLGYLLNPPVTIPQEATSVVIDPTGEVRYSEAGVEQYAQAGTITLATFVNPDGLLKMGDNLFAPTPASGNANSNQTPGQQGVGTLQQGFLEASNVEPTTELIDLINTQRSFELNSQMIRAGDEIMQLISNLRR
- the flgA gene encoding flagellar basal body P-ring formation chaperone FlgA; protein product: MRFALVILITFAASLTATAADITLREEAAAVPGVLVRLGDVATIRGVGAEVLAEAPLMPSPAPGTSQHLSAGAVRDLLKAQGVDPGRHEFRGAYRIQVTTPLGKSAPAFGDAATSAAPAPLGDSSMAFRVRTGAAVPMTATDVIRQASPRQSKTVEDAIKAAIQQTLDGRRQAGEPRLAVRSVEVTSTTVNELLEKIGQPLTAAIASTSGPQAGPLQCKVWPAEGLADEPYLILADLVEQPMRAVATTPLSRGALVTASAVRLEPTPLEEIGRSGAVGFASLEEAISKETTRPIRVGEVYSDLNTAPPLMVRKNDVVKVVSGGGGVMVTMHMNATQDGRTGDLIVVKTIDGDERFAARVVGPRRLSVLAGGPVQLGGLQ
- a CDS encoding flagellar basal body P-ring protein FlgI — its product is MNHYFAIALVTALAIVAPSGDAYAQGKTKLANIARLKGQEENVLRGIGLVVGLNGTGEANDPATMRALSRALELMGNPVTSTGRFDQEAQQALRNIKNVSLVTVTATIPATGVRSGERLDCTVAALNGKSLVGGQLITAALQGPNTQDPSVFALCEGLLQVNDPTTPTVATIHHGCQMVRDHHTPFVSEDGWVTVVLDPHHASFSVAESVADKVGNLYMEDFLDEPIEYEEVRERFVRPIDAANIRVKVPTKFATDPVAFVSELLNADLYDAAPEARVVCNTRTGSIVISGNVEIGDVVYTHRNLVVEAQAANSFLAVTPGDTSRPKLEKLVAALANLRVPANDVIEIIRGINDLGLLHAKLVIL
- a CDS encoding flagellar basal body L-ring protein FlgH; the protein is MNRFLMTLSIVACCSGVARSQEGSLAFTAAPTNAATPNLTNSSFIYQTLPPEAMTRPLEVQSIIQVLVDYRAVTETDGNSQTRRTGSYSAALTNWLRFDGKSIKPAPQNDGSPTISGTLNSQMRTQNDMDQSEAVTFTMAATVVDIQPNGNLVIDGTSEIRINEEVWMVYISGTVPREAIGPDRVVRDSSIANKRIHKYEKGMIHDGYARGWLGRWYGKYKPF